The following DNA comes from Nicotiana sylvestris chromosome 10, ASM39365v2, whole genome shotgun sequence.
TATTTTTAAatacaaaatcagaaaaaaaaaagttacaaatACAAAAAGGGAACGTGAAGAGAGATCTGCATCGGTGCCGCAATAGTAGCAGAAGTGAAGATGGAGGCAGCGAGAACCGTGAAAGATGTTTCCCCTCACGAATTTGTGAAGGCTTATACCGCTCACCTCAAGCGTTCCGGCAAGATGGAGCTTCCTGAGTGGACTGATCTCGTCAAGACTGGTAAACTCAAAGAGCTTGCTCCATATGACCCTGATTGGTACTACATCTATTTGAGGGGTGGTATTGGTGTTGGTGGATTCCGAAGAATCTATGGTGGTAACCAGAGGAATGGCAGCCACCCTCGTCATTTCTGTAAGAGCAGTGGTTCAGTTGCACGCAACATACTTCAGCAAGTACAGAACATGAACATCATTGACTTTGATCCTAAGGGTGGAAGGAGAATCACATCCAATGGCCAACGTGATCTTGACCAAGTTGCTGGAAGAATTGTTGCTGCTCTTTAAGAGATGAATTCAGGCAATTGTATGAATACATGCTAGGAAGACGAAAGAATTGGAAGGGGAGgggaaaagtctttttttttctttttcatttttcttttttctttatattttattctaattctaatttttttagtaaaaataATACTTTTCACGCGCCTTGGCAGAGTGATTTGCCCACAGTTTAGCTATGTCAGTTGCAGTGCTTCCACATAGGCATGGTCAACAGTCAAAAGTGTTTATCATTACCCATTTTGTCAAGTTGGAGTGTTCAAATGAAAAAATCCAAAGTTCATGTATCGCCTTTCAAAAGCCCTACAAGTTTATGTGGTCAGGAAGCCATTACACCTTAATTTTATGATATACTAACTTATATATTCATACTTATAAAGTACTCAAGTTATATTTGAAAATCAATGTTAAGATGTtgctcattttatttttatttttcagggATCAGAGTGGCAATCCTTCTTCCTGTATTTACTCTCACAAATAGTATGCTCAACGTCGCTTGGCCTTCTTTGAAATGGATACTCTTAAAGAATGTTGCTTGTCTTTCTCACTTGTTGGCTCTATACTTTGTTGGGGAGGTACAATATCCTTTGAGAAAGTTGCAATTTTTGGCGAAGATGGCAGTaatggaggctaagacgacatcttttgctcgtctgtatgaggaactagggaacaaaggaggggagaagaagttattccgactagctaaggtgagagagaggacgaCTCGGGATCTAGACCAattgaggtgcataaaagatgatgacggaaaagttttgatgggggatgaccagattaagaggagatggcagacctactttcataaacttctaaatgaagaaagggatcaggatattgtgctAAGTGAATTGAGGAATGCCAACAGCCCACATGAACTAAGTTATTGTggggacattgaggtcgatgaggtcataaaggtaatgcgtaagatgaggaggggcagagctaccgggctaGACGAAATTCCGattgaactttggaggtgtgtgggtagagcaggcttggaatgactTACTAGGTTGTTTAAtattatattcaagactaataagatgcctgaagagtggaggtggagtacaatggttccgttgtataagaacaaaggcgatgttcagagctgtaacaactataagGGCATCAACTTACTGAGTCagaccatgaaagtctgggagagagtggtagaaatgagagtacGAAGGACGGTGTCCATTTTAGATAACCAGTTCGgtttcatgccggggcgatctaccatagaagtgtcacgaccctaaccccgaacccggtcgtgatggcgcctctcttgaagacaaggccagccagtctaacccaattcatcttttaaagcagttaatgaaCACAAATATAGATAATAATGCGGAAGTCCAGCCCGACACagtcctaaccggggtgtcacaagtcacgagcatctataagaatgaaatttccactttacagtctagaaatacactgaacaagaataatgaataacatagaaagacagtggtgctgcgaacgctggcagtcacctcgctAAAACCTCTACGACTCTGCCTCCACgcagccaatacccgctaccaggtgaacaaatacctgcaactgcacgcgaggtacagggagtaaagtgagtactccaactcagtgagtaataaaggtaaataataactgagtagcaagaaatcacgtaaagcaaccaacatgctatatagaagcagtataaaactccttgagaaaaatcagtgaaactgtgaattctttagaaaataccttggctcagttttaaacctcttttgaaaatgatcttttcaacagttgtgaaataatttcaaaacaattagtgccactatgcacagaaatccgcccctcgggcacaaataccacaattaaacaagtaaaagaaaagtgagtatgcaaaatgaacatataaacctcgcccctcgggcaatcatatagaatagtaccagcccctcgggcacaaattagttcctggtcagccattgttacctgacctcacggtgttattcctggtcagtcattgttgtcattgttacctgaccaaattgcatcatacaatgtcattgttaccattgtcctggtcagtcattgttacctgaccaaattgcatcacacagtgtcattgttaccactgtctcaaatcacatgggtacccgcgctcactatgggtgtgcagactccggaggggctcctacaaaccaagcgcaataataacataaggcctgaaagccttctcacttcactcataaggcctgaaagcctcctcacatcactcataaggcctgaaagcctccttacatcactcaagccacaGCGTGACATAAATAGtaactcaagccctcggcctcatatcactcatcatatcctcacatatggcccttcgcctcactcagtccgaaaatcatcacaagccccttgggcatttgtaaaatagtagttctcagcccaaaatatcatttaagtttcaaatttgtataaaagtggctgagtttgtaaaacaataatcatcaacaggactgagtttaaatataagtcaaaacagtgaggaaatagtgaaaaaaattcccgaaggattcaaataagtggcacgaagcccaaatatggcaaacagcccaaatcatgatgataacaaatcagtttcaatcatatatgcagtaaaatcatcaatacgggatggaccaagtcacaatcctcagtagTAAAGGACCCCGCGCTcttcatccagcgcgtgtctcacctcaatatagcactatgatgtgcaaatccgggatttcaaatcctcaggacatcatttacactcattactcacctcaaaccggccaaagctctagctcgctatgcccttgcctctcaaattagcctccttgtgcgacgaatctgctcaaaatcacaacgaatatgtcacattatgctaaagggacaatacccaatcgaaaacactcgaaaaatatcaaaattaatgaatttggcaaaacccgagccccgggcccatttctcgaaactcagaaattttgaCATCAACGTGTTCCttgtctccccacgagtctaaccataccaaaattatcaaattcccataacatttcaaccctcaaatcctcaattctaTCCGAGAGGGTTTCTAACTTTTCCCGCTAAATTCATGGATTTAATGCCAACATTTGTAatagattcgagtaatctaaccaaaattgagttatGAATACTTACCCCGTTGTTCTCCATGAAAATCTCTCGAAAAATTGCCTcacccgagctccaaatcgtcaaaaatggaaaaatctcccgaacttaacattctgtccggTACTGTTCACGGATTACCGTTCATGGCACTTTTCATGGGTCACTGTTCACCCCATGTGGTTACTGTTCActgggtactatttctgcaatttttctccaaattttccTAAGTTCGAAATCACACCGAGACACCTCcaaaacactcccgagccctcggggctcctaaccaaacatatgcactaactcaataacatcctacgaacttaaccgtgtgatcaaatcgccaaaataatgtcgtataccatgaattaagctttaaaattcaagaattctttcaaatttcataaaacatcaaattttccattttgatccgaaacacgtcaaatgacgtccgttttcaaccaaactttacataaAGTGCTTAAACTATAtataaaacctgtaccgggcaccgtaactaaaatacgggcccgatatcatcactttattatcaaatttcatttccatttttcttaaatattttcgaaaaacaattttactcaaaaattcatttctcgggcttgggacctcggaattcgatgattcttgttcctatgagttaCAAATAATGATACAAACATATCACTTCAGTATAAACTCAATtaggagctcgtttgctcagtgcgatatccatttcgctcgttaaacaattaacagaTGTTTTGCGTCAAAAacctaatcgcgacttgatgaaattagaccaaactttccagatcagtcctataattcattatcaaaatttcggaagtctcgaaatcaaatttcaatctcgaGAATTAAAAAttgacctttggatcattacgtgcttatgctcaaaatggcaaaaatcttccaaaaactcttccaaaacttatccgagcctcatgtgaccccgaccaaacatggaaacacaccccataacatcattcaaactttttccaatcaacaaaatacctaaaacaacattaaaaccatcaattcacatcgaattcaagcctaagttttccaaaaacttccgaaacacgcatttgatcagaaacccgaccaaatcacctccgaatgacatgaaattttgtacacatcccaaatcacataatgaagctacagaaactctcggaattccattccggcccttggatcaaaatctcacctatcaaccggaaatcgctaaa
Coding sequences within:
- the LOC104223449 gene encoding small ribosomal subunit protein eS19x-like; the encoded protein is MEAARTVKDVSPHEFVKAYTAHLKRSGKMELPEWTDLVKTGKLKELAPYDPDWYYIYLRGGIGVGGFRRIYGGNQRNGSHPRHFCKSSGSVARNILQQVQNMNIIDFDPKGGRRITSNGQRDLDQVAGRIVAAL